CAATGAGCTTTGGGGTACATTCTAAGGAATTAAGCACTATTGAGGAATGTCACAGgtcaattataaaattggaaTCCAAATTTTATGGATCTCAAACTGCATACATCTGATTTGGTATGATGTGatcaatatttaaaagtatGCAATGCATGGGTAAATGCAGTGTCTAAAAGATGTAGCACCTTTACAGGATGTACATTAATGACAAATGTTGGCATTCAAGGCCAGCCAGATGTAGCACATTTACAGGATATATTTATTAACATATTAGGGCATACTTAAAGAGAAGAAGCATGAAGGAGTAATTCTACAATTCCAGGAAACAGTACTCAGTTGACACACTTAATTGAGAGGATTGAGAATATCTACAATTATGAGTAATGATCTGCTTTTAGCTAGCCTCAGAAAGTACAATTTGCATGGTTTACCGCATTTTTCAGTTGTGCACCAGCCCCAAAGCTTGATTTCCCAGCTGGAATAGGAAGAACCTTCAAATCACTGATGGGGTCAGATACAGGATCTGTTGGGATCTCATCTGCAGATTCACGAAGAATAGCATTGAGCATAGCCACATCTAATCTTGCCACGCATTGCTCCATTATCTACACCCACAAAAAGATGCATTTTAATGTCAgatttttaaagagaaaaatggggAGGGGGTAGGGGGTAGGGggttgataaattttcattttatgaaGAAACATAATGAGAAATTAGTAGGGATAGATCCATGTATTAACAATTAattatgaattttcaaatttactaaaagatgttaatttttttaccaaCCTTTGTCATTAATGTACAGCAATATACCAACATGTGCTTGAAAGAGAGAGGAATGCATCTAAAAGTAgtacatacattgtactttcACAACTTAGCATATAagagatttaaaaattgaaattgtttaCATGTATTAGGAAACTATACATGGATATTTTACGATCTGATCAATTGACTTAACTTACAATATAGTCAAGACAAATTTATAACGGAGCAGATGATAGTTACCATTGCTACTTTGGTGGTCACTTTTTGTTCActaatttttcataattcatttGGTGCATTGGGATTAATAGCATCAAcatatattgaaaataaatCTCATTTTAAAGGAATAATACTTAGACTAAAGTTCACATGCGGGAAAACATGTTGTCTGGTTGTGCCTAAAGcatcatttaattaaaatatttgttactTATTAAGGACcacaaaaatattaaagttgAGCAAAAAATGTGATGAATGAAATCTCGATCTTAAAGCTTTTGTTAGTCTATTATGATCAGGTCAATTTGATACCATATAGGAGTAACTTTTATGGTAAACAAATTAGTGGATCTGAATGTTTTCCCtgatattttcctttttttttttttaaagtctattgtaaaaatttacCAATCTAGACATCAGAGGCAAGCAGCCACACTCATGCCCTCCAGCTCGGACAGGACAAAGTCTTTCACAGGCATCCCCGAAAGCCTGCTTCCAAAGGTCTAATGAAATGTCCCCTTGCTCTTGATCACCTGAACTAGATaactttccaaattttttatttgagctGGAACCCATACCTTTATGAATTGCTGTTGCAGCAGCAGACTGCATATGTGGAGTCAGAGTCTGGAAATAAAACAGTAAATTAATCAGGTGAGATACAGAGGAAAGTTGATGCCTTATTTAAAACATAGTGTTTGCTATCATACAGTTATAGaagaatttaaaaattgaagatAAAAGGGAGAAAAGGATTTGAGAAGTTACCTGCCACCAGATAGACTCAACGATTCGGGAGAAGATCCATCCCTCTATTTTTTCTAGTGCAGATGTGAATGTATGTGGGTCCTCCCATTTGCCGAAACTCCCATACAAAGTTTTCCCATTTTCTTCTCTGCCAGGAGAAGATGCTTTCCATTTTAGCGTGGATGATACCTTGTTATTTCCCTTTACCCCACCATTCCTTTCAATATAAGCTCCAGCAGAGAGTGGTAGTTTTAGTTCCCCAGCGGCTTGGCTTATAATTGTTCTCAACACAACAGAATTGGACAACCAAAATGTCAACCTGTAGtcaaaaaataggaaaaacaaatgaGTTTTTATGAAAACCATATAAAACTTAAACTCATAATAGATAGAATAGAAGGCTTAAATACACTGTTGGTCCCTAAAGTTTAGTCCATGAGCaattttagtccctaaagttTAAGTGATCACTTTTAGCCCCTTAGATGACACGGCCaaacaaaaaactaatacaACATCACTCCATAGGAACTAAAAGCGATCACTTTAAGTTTGTTAGCAACTAAAATCGATCACTTTAAGTATTTTAGGAACTAAAAACAATCACTTAAAGTTTGTTAGGGAATCTATactttagggactaaaatcACTCATAAGCTAAAGTCTAGGGACCAATAGCATATTTTGGCCAAAATAAATCTTATGCAGAAGATGATGCACAAGTTGAGTCtctcaagaaaatatcatattCTTCTGATTTGTCATCTTTTGGTTATTGGCATATTTTTATTGTGTCTATGTAGAATGATTTAAATCAACTTCAATTTTATGTCTCTGGTAAAAGACCATAGATAGCAAGTTCACCCCCAAGGCGTATGATATTTCAAGATGCTGACAATGAGCAAGTTCCCTTCATAAGTAGGTGGTTCTAATATCCACAATCAACTAATGATTAAAGAAAACCAGAAAATAATGTGGTTTAGATATACCTCGGAACATCATTTCCACATGCTTTTGCTACCAAAACTAGTCCTGAAACAGAACTTCTGGCTGCAGATGCCCTCTTTGATAGAGAATTTTCCCTACTAGCATGAAGATACAGCCTTGAAAGGCGCCGAGCTGGAGCGTGGACCTTACTCATGGAACTTCCATGTTCAGCAACTATTGAATAAAGAGCAGCCTCAATAGAAGCCACTTCCCTTAATTCTCCCTCAAGCTTCTTTATTCTGTGATCCAATTGCTGGATTTTGCTGTCTAAAAGGGCACTTCTGGTATCCTTTGGATAAACTTTAGATTCTTTTTTATCATTGCTTCTGAGGTTTCGTGCAATGTGCAGTGCATCTCCAGGGACACTTACTTCCTTTACTTCGGTTTGCTGATTACTACTTACTGATCCATTGGTCCTCGCTATTTCTGTTGTTGACCTGACAGACTTGACATTCTTTAATCTGTCACTTTTAAGGACGTTGCTCTGCATTCCAAGATTTCCCCTGCTTAAAGAAAATGTATCGCCTTCTAAAGCAACTTGCACTCTGGTAGCATATTCAATATGTAATGGTTTATCTTCTGTAGAATGCCTCTTCTCATCCAAGTTGTTTATTCCATCTCCATTTTCACGTGGTTCCTTTTCATCCTCTGTAGCACTATCGTAGGTATCATCGCCTGTTTCAGCCTCCTCCTTGTGATCCCTGCCAATTTCCTGACCTTTCCCATCATTTTTCCCATTAACTTGAGAACCACCAAACCTAGTGGAGTCTAGCTTCTCAACTACCCAGGAATTATTGTCTGGAGATGATACCTTGATAGAAAAATTGTTAGATATACATTCCTTGATGCTCTTTTGACCATTGCCTGAAACTGCACTCATGCTAGTAGCAACCTTTTCATGAACTTCCTGAGTTAAATGCCCATGGTTATTGCTTCTAATGCTGGCATCAGAATCTTCCTCCATATTTTCATACGCCAAAGATGACGAGGAAGACTGAGCACCCTGAGAAGCAACATTTTGTTGTATTGGCATTGAACTAGAGTTAAGTGAGTTCAATATAGGAGCAGGACCATTTACTGGGCTTCCCAGATCAGAGGATAAGTCTATTGATGATGTGCAAGATGAACTCCTTTTTAGATTTTCATGTGATCCTACATGTGGCATCATATTCGATTTTTCAAGCTTCAGTTTTGAAGCCAGGGCATGTTCCTTGTTACCCCCTCCAGTGCTATGTGTCACCATGTCTGGTCCATTCTGTAATACAATTCCAATTATTATATGACAAATTACAGGCGCGTAAGTAATTTATAACAACAAAgagaatataaatatattgtacaAAACCCTTAACCAATAgcataatgattattttatagGCACATGCATGTACTCATGTTAGGCTCACCAATATAACCAGAGAAGCAAAGGCAAATTGAATTTAGACAACATGAAAAAATTTTGCTATAGCATTTTGTCTAAACTTTATGTCCTTTATTCATCTAACAATTCATGCACAATTAATCAAACAATTTACAAATCAgatgctctctctctccctccttccCTTCCTCACATGTTTAAAGATCCTATTtaatatgtgtgtatatatatatatatatgtatgtatgtatgtatgtgtgtgtgtgtatatgtatgtgtgtgtgtgtatgtatgtatgtatgtatgtatgaatgtatgtatatttataCATAATATCTGCATATGAAGCCAAAGAATATGAACCTCTTTTGTAATCACAATGTAGATGCAAGCACATTAGTTCATTCATAGTAGaatcaaaattggaaagtaGCAAGGAAAAGACTAtcgaaaaaaataaacaaagggTACCTCTTCATTTTGAGGATGTAAGCCCCCATTAGAGTCTAGAGCAGAAGAAACCGTCTGAGATGAGTGAGACGAAATATCATCATCAGTAAAAGATGCACTCTCAGCTTCCTCAGCATACTCTTCATTCATCAAGCCAGAAACAGATTCACCACCATTATTATCCAGCGACGTCCCACTCAATTGGTTGTCCCTCGACAAGGAACTAGTGCGTTTCTTATCAACAGGTTGAATTTTGATAAACAAAAGCGGTTGATCCGTGTTCCTATAGTTCCTCTTGCAGTTCACTGGAGCACTGACGGTTAAGGTCTCTTTCACAAGACCATACTCTGCCAAATCTATTATGGCAGTCGCCAACAACTGGCCCTTCACAGTCTTATCCCTCCTGGGCTCATACAAGTTAAACTCTAAGAAATTCTTCTGAAATGTATCACCATCCCCACCTTTGACCGACATGTCCCTAAACAAAGTCACAGGCAGCCTAAAAGACTCATTGAATTCAATCTTTCCCTCACCAACAACCGACCCAAGTGATGGTACAACAGGTTTGGTAGAACCAGAATTCCGATCACCATTTTCCCATTGAATCAGGACGGAACGGAGTGATTTAAGCGACTGTGACGGGGGCCAAGGCTTAATCTCCTGAACATGGATCATATAATTGATTTGAACTGAGGTGCCGCCCCGGTTCTTTGCTCTCAAG
This genomic stretch from Castanea sativa cultivar Marrone di Chiusa Pesio chromosome 1, ASM4071231v1 harbors:
- the LOC142620045 gene encoding uncharacterized protein LOC142620045 — encoded protein: MVLGLRAKNRGGTSVQINYMIHVQEIKPWPPSQSLKSLRSVLIQWENGDRNSGSTKPVVPSLGSVVGEGKIEFNESFRLPVTLFRDMSVKGGDGDTFQKNFLEFNLYEPRRDKTVKGQLLATAIIDLAEYGLVKETLTVSAPVNCKRNYRNTDQPLLFIKIQPVDKKRTSSLSRDNQLSGTSLDNNGGESVSGLMNEEYAEEAESASFTDDDISSHSSQTVSSALDSNGGLHPQNEENGPDMVTHSTGGGNKEHALASKLKLEKSNMMPHVGSHENLKRSSSCTSSIDLSSDLGSPVNGPAPILNSLNSSSMPIQQNVASQGAQSSSSSLAYENMEEDSDASIRSNNHGHLTQEVHEKVATSMSAVSGNGQKSIKECISNNFSIKVSSPDNNSWVVEKLDSTRFGGSQVNGKNDGKGQEIGRDHKEEAETGDDTYDSATEDEKEPRENGDGINNLDEKRHSTEDKPLHIEYATRVQVALEGDTFSLSRGNLGMQSNVLKSDRLKNVKSVRSTTEIARTNGSVSSNQQTEVKEVSVPGDALHIARNLRSNDKKESKVYPKDTRSALLDSKIQQLDHRIKKLEGELREVASIEAALYSIVAEHGSSMSKVHAPARRLSRLYLHASRENSLSKRASAARSSVSGLVLVAKACGNDVPRLTFWLSNSVVLRTIISQAAGELKLPLSAGAYIERNGGVKGNNKVSSTLKWKASSPGREENGKTLYGSFGKWEDPHTFTSALEKIEGWIFSRIVESIWWQTLTPHMQSAAATAIHKGMGSSSNKKFGKLSSSGDQEQGDISLDLWKQAFGDACERLCPVRAGGHECGCLPLMSRLIMEQCVARLDVAMLNAILRESADEIPTDPVSDPISDLKVLPIPAGKSSFGAGAQLKNAIGNWSRYLSDLFGLDDDDSLEDVNNHDDNDEEEGTYFKPFQILNALSDLMMLPKDMLLNESIRKEVCPTFGAPLIKRVLDNFVPDEFCPDPIPDAVLEVLDSEDHLEEGEKSLMNFPCIAAPIVYSPPLAASVAKIIGEFGSQPHLRRSGSSVLRKSNTSDDELDELNSPFASMFIDGSHSSQVLSKPSWISKEKGHQTVRYELLRDVWMNSD